One part of the Salmo salar chromosome ssa10, Ssal_v3.1, whole genome shotgun sequence genome encodes these proteins:
- the LOC123724454 gene encoding C-C motif chemokine 8-like, protein MGRCNSYGLRLQRNQENNRAKARPSTSQTIMKTTCLALGLLLLTVFHSYATPLGLQAAPETCCFSFLKMRVPYNKIVSIQKTHIGCPLPGFVVKTVQRKLICFQSSERWVQKAFNLLK, encoded by the exons ATGGGGAGATGTAACTCTTACGGACTCAGACTACAGAGGAACCAAGAAAACAACAGAGCAAAAGCCAGACCTTCGACATCTCAAACCATCATGAAGACTACCTGCTTGGCTCTTGGGTTATTGCTGCTGACAGTGTTCCACTCCTATGCTACCC CTCTTGGACTGCAGGCAGCACCAGAAACCTGCTGTTTCAGCTTCCTAAAAATGAGAGTCCCCTACAATAAGATTGTCTCAATTCAGAAGACTCACATTGGCTGCCCCCTACCAGGATTTGT GGTCAAAACTGTCCAGCGGAAATTGATTTGCTTCCAGTCGAGTGAGCGGTGGGTACAGAAAGCCTTCAACCTGCTCAAGTAG